A region from the Nonlabens sp. YIK11 genome encodes:
- a CDS encoding caspase domain-containing protein — protein MKKLLLTLIVTLIGFHSYADKYALIVAIGDYPEGSGWGDINSVNDVELISNALQLQGFSSSNITTLINAQATKQGLDEALTNIQEKMQPGDVLVVHFSAHGQQIYDDNGDEVDRLDESIVPFDAQASYSSDYTGQNHYRDDQIGKVITNLRNKLGSDGQLLFILDSCHSGSASRGAIARGGKGALVPPNWEKKDNATADGSDMVEKVALNSDAAPFVMISGASARELNYEYQGKGSLSYAFAKAMSSLGTDYTYRQLFNKIASEMATIAPRQNPVIEGDVDYKLFNGEYVQQQPFYSLKRISNPKSIVLNAGSVQQLNEGTTISVLPADATSFDKDLVITQGKVNRSKFNESYALLDKDLPTTVAQDYAVYIEDKSYGDIAVKVFFDNSVKDKSLQKEVEKYLATNSQGSVVTDINEADLVVSKEDAFYVLQSPADLSYLNADEDTRGSKTAEDLNKNIFIYARGNYLRDLEMKNPTYEFSFKLVPENVEDESQHLDENGVFKVNTTDDVVYLNVTNNSNKDLYFTVLEIYTDGKILPFMPNAECDYTDDERLIPRRSSKLIKGCRYQFGSPYERIVLKGFASSQPINMEPVITEKTRTRSATNPLEAFVKQTENQSRGQKSSRTDSGSIKGYTTEFIYEIINE, from the coding sequence ATGAAAAAACTACTATTAACTCTAATCGTTACTTTGATAGGTTTTCATTCCTATGCAGATAAGTATGCGCTTATCGTCGCAATAGGTGATTATCCAGAAGGCTCTGGTTGGGGCGACATCAACTCTGTAAACGATGTAGAACTTATCAGCAATGCCTTGCAATTGCAAGGCTTTTCCAGTTCTAATATTACAACGCTCATCAATGCACAGGCGACAAAGCAAGGACTGGATGAAGCCTTAACTAACATTCAGGAAAAAATGCAACCTGGCGATGTATTAGTGGTTCATTTTTCTGCGCATGGACAACAAATCTATGATGACAACGGTGATGAAGTCGACCGTCTGGATGAATCTATCGTGCCCTTTGATGCGCAGGCATCCTACTCCAGCGATTACACCGGCCAGAATCACTACCGCGATGACCAGATAGGCAAAGTCATCACCAACTTGCGTAATAAATTGGGCAGCGACGGCCAGCTGCTTTTTATACTGGACAGCTGCCACAGCGGCTCTGCTTCACGTGGTGCAATAGCTCGTGGCGGTAAAGGTGCTCTAGTGCCACCTAATTGGGAGAAAAAAGATAATGCTACGGCAGACGGCAGCGATATGGTTGAAAAAGTAGCCCTAAATAGTGATGCGGCACCATTCGTTATGATCTCAGGAGCTAGTGCCAGAGAACTAAATTATGAATACCAGGGAAAAGGTAGTTTGAGTTACGCTTTCGCGAAAGCGATGTCATCCTTAGGCACTGATTACACTTACAGACAGCTGTTCAACAAGATAGCTAGCGAGATGGCCACCATAGCGCCCAGACAAAATCCCGTAATTGAAGGCGATGTGGATTACAAACTCTTTAATGGTGAGTATGTGCAACAACAACCTTTTTACAGTCTGAAGCGAATTAGCAATCCTAAATCCATTGTTCTCAATGCGGGAAGCGTACAGCAGCTTAATGAAGGTACCACTATAAGTGTGCTGCCGGCAGATGCGACCAGCTTTGATAAAGATCTGGTTATCACTCAAGGAAAAGTAAACCGCAGCAAATTCAATGAATCCTATGCCCTGCTGGATAAAGACCTACCTACTACTGTTGCCCAGGATTATGCTGTTTATATTGAGGACAAAAGTTATGGTGATATCGCGGTAAAGGTCTTTTTTGACAACAGCGTTAAGGATAAGTCACTCCAGAAAGAAGTGGAAAAATACCTAGCCACCAATAGCCAAGGTAGCGTGGTTACTGATATCAATGAAGCAGACCTAGTAGTAAGCAAGGAAGATGCGTTCTATGTCTTGCAAAGTCCTGCAGACCTTTCCTATCTTAATGCAGATGAGGATACCAGAGGTTCCAAAACTGCTGAAGACCTAAACAAAAACATATTTATCTATGCTCGTGGTAACTATCTACGAGATCTGGAGATGAAAAATCCAACATACGAATTTAGTTTTAAGCTCGTACCAGAAAACGTGGAAGACGAGTCCCAACACCTAGATGAAAATGGTGTGTTCAAAGTCAACACAACAGATGACGTGGTGTATCTAAATGTGACCAACAACAGCAACAAAGATCTTTACTTTACCGTATTAGAAATCTACACTGATGGTAAAATACTGCCCTTTATGCCTAACGCAGAATGTGATTACACGGACGATGAGAGATTGATCCCACGACGGTCTTCTAAATTGATTAAGGGTTGTAGATACCAGTTCGGGTCGCCCTATGAGCGCATTGTTCTCAAAGGATTTGCTTCTAGTCAGCCCATCAATATGGAACCTGTAATTACAGAAAAGACCAGAACAAGATCTGCTACCAATCCATTGGAAGCTTTTGTAAAGCAAACTGAAAATCAGTCCCGAGGTCAAAAAAGCTCCAGAACAGATTCTGGATCCATAAAAGGATACACCACAGAATTTATATATGAAATCATAAACGAATAG
- a CDS encoding T9SS type A sorting domain-containing protein — MKKITLFLLCSLPSLMMAQTTFDFNNSNDGFVGEFGTLDPGATASTLTITGAANENPKITNTSAGVDAANGSFAVVKLKNNSNNGYMRISYPKQPDGTEDPGSIFKNQVISTNDTEFKTYIVDVTNNQNYVGTVNTIDLIFKLDADNNADGSGGTIEIDQIQFTNNPPTPERNDYTFSNDGDVEGWSGKGRVALTVSNGNLIADYSGINPNTAKLSQEIFSVNADLGNFAHIVIQNNTINDQLRISYPASGGGRVFRTTPTTINATDFEVIDLNVSSDDWVGMVTGIELQVRQSGDNTVDPSGSVTIARIVFDANETLSEESLQKLAIGMYPNPSNGMVNFRTNDVITEVTIHNLAGQKVITATPVGNSLNISDLNPGVYIATFKNQNNDTFSSKLVKN; from the coding sequence ATGAAAAAAATTACCCTATTCTTACTATGCAGCTTGCCATCCCTGATGATGGCGCAAACCACATTTGATTTCAATAATTCCAACGATGGTTTCGTTGGAGAGTTTGGAACTCTTGATCCTGGAGCTACAGCATCTACTCTAACCATTACTGGTGCTGCAAATGAAAATCCTAAAATCACGAATACGTCTGCCGGTGTAGATGCTGCCAATGGATCCTTTGCTGTTGTAAAATTGAAAAACAACTCCAATAATGGATACATGCGCATAAGCTACCCTAAGCAGCCAGATGGAACTGAAGATCCTGGGAGCATTTTCAAGAATCAGGTAATTTCAACAAATGATACAGAGTTTAAGACTTATATCGTTGATGTGACCAATAACCAAAATTATGTAGGTACCGTAAACACTATAGATTTGATCTTTAAACTTGATGCAGATAACAATGCTGACGGTAGTGGCGGTACGATTGAAATAGACCAGATCCAATTTACCAACAACCCACCAACACCAGAGCGCAATGACTACACCTTTAGCAATGATGGTGATGTAGAAGGATGGAGCGGAAAAGGTAGAGTTGCTCTAACTGTCAGTAATGGTAACCTAATCGCTGACTATTCTGGAATCAATCCTAATACAGCTAAACTTTCTCAGGAAATCTTTTCGGTCAATGCAGATCTAGGAAACTTTGCGCATATTGTGATTCAAAACAATACCATTAATGACCAGTTAAGAATCTCTTATCCAGCAAGTGGTGGTGGTCGTGTTTTTAGAACTACACCTACCACGATCAATGCTACAGATTTTGAAGTTATCGATCTAAATGTATCAAGTGACGACTGGGTAGGAATGGTAACAGGAATTGAGCTGCAAGTACGTCAAAGTGGTGATAACACGGTCGACCCTAGTGGATCAGTAACTATTGCAAGAATTGTTTTTGATGCTAATGAAACATTAAGTGAGGAAAGTCTTCAAAAACTAGCCATAGGCATGTATCCTAATCCATCAAATGGTATGGTGAACTTTAGAACCAACGATGTAATTACTGAAGTTACTATCCATAATTTGGCCGGACAAAAAGTAATTACAGCAACTCCAGTAGGTAATAGCCTTAACATTTCAGATCTTAATCCTGGAGTGTATATCGCAACATTCAAGAATCAAAACAACGATACCTTTAGCTCAAAGCTGGTTAAGAACTAA
- a CDS encoding DUF6531 domain-containing protein, which translates to MKVLLQIAIFTCFHTLIAQVDIKNGNFHVSFTDASFQDSGGAIDQLTRTYNSKSTEIGWFGYGWGTKLESTLYMYPDYAVLLKEHGAGGKTLFKSTFQDEQLAIDMIELIIDLQLENNLLDNNPSSIAELRKQLGDPDNRYQYYDKLVDKELVDPIMEVPEGIVWQSFDRGDQQLTYANNLFLRTSRSGLKESFNLDGQLIKMEDKNGNFTEVFYENGFPKRIKNKNGYSINITTNEDGLITSLKTSAKNDEDATYKYVNQNLIYSRGTRFYQYKYEYDALHNMTATIYNPVRFVGEDEDKRVIEYWPKSSFTKRIIERDSVIKNYSYQYYIDQNGARDDLHYSTTVNTNYPDDKNDETVTYEYFIGIKADGSQYTQKIITTTNGITSSSIYDEACSYQPIRIEEGDLWTTFVYDRNCNMIEKEKSTGEYLKLKHHPTLKKMIEVQQDDNLFVYDYDDKANLIYARKNDEDAMYLTYDEDGHMDTMTNGDKTLTFEYNSKGKPIKIMMKDIGMVNVIYKSNGAIERVESPDGHRMALQITMAFQNLIAVTKPANLDYNL; encoded by the coding sequence ATGAAAGTATTATTACAGATCGCGATCTTCACATGCTTTCACACATTGATTGCACAAGTGGATATAAAAAATGGGAATTTTCATGTTTCCTTCACTGATGCTTCTTTTCAGGATTCAGGAGGCGCTATTGATCAATTAACCCGAACTTATAATTCAAAATCTACTGAGATAGGTTGGTTTGGCTATGGTTGGGGAACTAAGCTAGAATCTACCCTTTATATGTATCCAGATTACGCGGTGCTATTAAAAGAGCATGGTGCCGGCGGCAAAACATTATTCAAATCTACTTTTCAGGATGAGCAATTAGCCATTGATATGATTGAGTTAATCATAGACCTACAGCTGGAAAATAATTTACTAGATAATAATCCTTCATCGATAGCAGAACTTAGAAAACAACTTGGTGACCCTGACAATAGATATCAATACTATGACAAACTAGTGGACAAAGAACTTGTGGATCCAATTATGGAAGTACCAGAAGGGATTGTCTGGCAATCCTTTGACAGAGGTGATCAACAACTGACCTATGCGAACAATCTATTTTTAAGAACATCTAGATCTGGATTAAAAGAGTCTTTCAATCTAGATGGCCAATTAATAAAAATGGAAGATAAGAATGGAAATTTTACCGAAGTATTTTACGAGAACGGCTTTCCTAAAAGAATAAAGAACAAAAATGGTTATTCTATAAATATTACCACTAACGAGGATGGATTAATAACAAGTTTGAAGACATCAGCAAAGAATGACGAGGACGCCACCTATAAGTATGTGAATCAAAATTTAATCTACAGTAGAGGGACAAGATTCTATCAATATAAGTATGAATACGATGCCCTGCATAACATGACAGCGACCATTTATAATCCTGTTAGGTTTGTAGGAGAAGATGAAGACAAGCGCGTTATTGAATACTGGCCAAAATCATCTTTTACCAAACGAATTATAGAAAGAGACAGTGTCATAAAAAACTATAGCTATCAATATTATATAGATCAAAACGGAGCGAGAGATGACCTTCATTACAGCACCACGGTCAATACAAATTACCCAGATGATAAAAACGATGAAACCGTTACTTATGAATATTTTATTGGTATAAAAGCAGATGGTAGTCAGTACACCCAAAAGATCATAACAACCACAAACGGCATTACCTCATCCAGTATCTATGATGAGGCCTGCTCCTATCAACCCATTCGGATAGAGGAAGGTGATCTGTGGACCACTTTTGTATATGACAGGAACTGCAACATGATTGAAAAGGAGAAATCCACAGGTGAGTATCTCAAACTCAAGCACCATCCTACCCTAAAAAAAATGATTGAAGTCCAGCAGGACGACAACCTATTTGTTTATGATTATGATGATAAGGCAAATTTAATTTATGCGAGAAAGAATGACGAGGATGCGATGTATTTGACTTATGATGAGGATGGTCATATGGACACCATGACAAATGGTGATAAGACACTGACGTTTGAATACAATAGTAAAGGCAAACCCATTAAAATCATGATGAAGGACATTGGTATGGTCAATGTCATCTATAAATCCAACGGCGCCATCGAGCGCGTGGAAAGCCCAGATGGACATAGAATGGCGCTACAAATCACCATGGCCTTTCAGAATCTAATTGCAGTTACAAAACCTGCTAATCTTGACTATAATCTCTAA
- a CDS encoding tetratricopeptide repeat protein — protein sequence MHRQFLIPFIFCCALGFSQVGERGGRGSDVREEVTGEKRALIIGISEYQNEDLNLKVADDDAQLFKNYLTNIEKVSDQNIIYLENEQASAQAIYQGIDELIKVTQEGDEVYIYFAGHGDVVNRENEKVGFLLAHDVNGGRNYRGTDGVVALSALNEFVNQLTTTGANVVMALDACHSGFIYEEGAKTNMNTLSDGDNFVKTTKFLSCAPSQTSQEDIQLGHGYFTFYWVLGMMGAADIGAQDNQLKYSELDDFVYQEVASLTNNQQEPLVITSNRRRLFKNLIPENKEIAMLAHGKSINLKDTLQFLRSSTVVKAPKQLSNIEKQFKQLIDQWGQKASREKALELYQDANSSNELSGAQLSRMRFTLSRKLTNQSNRIINNYISGPKELPAGAEFYEESLNVRKAMELLDVDHPSYKALQVNALFLEAYSYIRNDDYQKFPLAEKLLKQAIDLEERAAYIWNALGILSNENHQFKDAATYYNKAIELIPTWVYPINNLGSNYFELLDYQKAIEIYERALEIDPNYNTSLQNLAAIAENQGYISKAEETYKELLKTDPDNSTLFTNIALIEKGKGNLKAAQSYYLQALERFPNNVDVLFKYADFLLENNISYVDPVKFLDKALELQPGYFKALTTYADFLRRNQSTPENLARADSLYNQAILNNPFYPSAYSGLGYLQHQQDNPEAVKVFEKAVAANKQSVVPLYNLAWFKRHKLNNIDTAITIHKKIITRNPYYLPSYQELTSIYQSRDNDEAAIDLVKNFISNAGENPENLLLLGNVYFQQGNKEKALEQYRRCLQLDPTHTYAAASLALSLIDEGNFEEALPFAKQAIEDNPIKYGPETFSSSLSRKARSYKRDDKNNLALSAYRLAYELDGTNTKPAFDFAQQLYFENDLKEAASVIEKANDDTKSWKEKWLILKLKIAVLEKDAAVAEKLLKEYKTLSSRVDPVLKLLVLQLKNRNKAKEFKNNINAAYLSTSRLMRSYNEATIKIISDL from the coding sequence ATGCATCGTCAATTTCTCATACCATTTATTTTTTGCTGCGCTCTAGGGTTTAGTCAAGTAGGTGAACGTGGAGGTCGCGGCAGCGATGTTAGAGAGGAAGTGACAGGAGAAAAAAGGGCTCTTATCATAGGTATTTCAGAATACCAAAATGAAGACCTTAACCTCAAAGTGGCAGATGATGATGCGCAGCTTTTCAAAAACTACCTAACTAACATTGAAAAAGTAAGTGATCAAAACATCATTTATCTAGAAAATGAACAAGCCAGCGCGCAGGCAATCTATCAGGGAATTGACGAATTGATCAAAGTCACGCAAGAAGGCGATGAAGTGTACATCTATTTTGCCGGTCATGGCGATGTCGTCAATCGTGAAAATGAAAAAGTAGGATTTCTATTAGCCCATGATGTCAACGGTGGTCGCAATTATCGTGGTACAGATGGCGTGGTTGCGTTATCTGCACTTAATGAATTTGTCAATCAATTGACCACAACAGGCGCTAATGTGGTTATGGCGCTTGATGCCTGTCACTCGGGATTTATATATGAAGAAGGTGCAAAAACCAATATGAACACCTTGAGCGACGGTGATAATTTTGTCAAGACCACAAAGTTTTTGAGCTGTGCACCTTCCCAAACCTCACAAGAAGATATCCAGTTAGGACACGGTTATTTCACCTTTTACTGGGTTCTAGGAATGATGGGCGCCGCAGATATAGGTGCACAAGACAATCAACTCAAATACAGTGAGCTAGACGACTTTGTCTATCAAGAAGTCGCCTCATTGACAAACAACCAGCAAGAACCACTTGTGATCACCAGCAATCGTCGTAGGCTTTTTAAAAACCTGATACCTGAAAATAAAGAGATTGCCATGCTGGCTCATGGAAAAAGCATCAATCTTAAGGACACGCTTCAGTTTTTACGTTCCAGTACTGTGGTTAAAGCGCCTAAGCAGCTTTCTAATATTGAAAAACAGTTCAAGCAACTCATTGATCAATGGGGACAAAAGGCAAGCAGAGAAAAAGCCCTAGAGCTCTATCAAGATGCCAATAGCAGCAATGAACTTAGTGGTGCGCAACTAAGCAGAATGCGATTTACGCTTTCGCGAAAGCTAACCAACCAATCCAACAGAATCATCAATAATTACATAAGCGGTCCCAAAGAACTTCCTGCAGGCGCAGAATTCTATGAGGAATCCCTCAATGTACGCAAGGCGATGGAATTACTTGATGTAGATCATCCCAGCTATAAAGCCTTACAGGTGAATGCCTTGTTTCTAGAGGCGTACTCTTACATACGTAACGACGACTATCAAAAATTTCCGTTGGCAGAAAAACTGCTCAAACAAGCTATAGATCTTGAAGAGCGCGCCGCATATATATGGAATGCACTAGGTATCCTGTCAAATGAAAACCATCAGTTTAAAGATGCCGCAACCTATTATAACAAAGCCATAGAGCTAATTCCCACATGGGTCTACCCTATCAATAATTTAGGTTCCAATTATTTTGAACTTTTAGATTATCAAAAAGCGATAGAAATTTATGAAAGGGCGCTGGAGATAGACCCAAACTATAATACCAGTTTACAAAACCTCGCTGCGATCGCTGAAAATCAAGGGTATATCTCAAAAGCAGAGGAAACCTATAAAGAACTATTAAAAACAGATCCTGACAACTCTACTCTATTTACCAATATCGCGCTTATAGAAAAAGGAAAAGGTAACCTTAAGGCCGCCCAAAGTTACTACTTACAAGCTCTGGAGCGATTTCCCAACAATGTTGATGTATTGTTTAAATATGCAGATTTCTTGCTGGAAAACAACATCTCTTATGTGGACCCAGTAAAATTTCTGGATAAGGCGCTAGAACTTCAACCAGGTTACTTTAAAGCACTGACAACCTATGCGGATTTTCTTAGAAGAAACCAGTCTACTCCAGAGAATTTAGCCCGTGCAGACTCCTTATACAATCAGGCGATATTAAACAATCCCTTTTATCCTTCAGCTTATTCTGGTTTAGGTTATTTGCAGCACCAACAGGACAATCCAGAAGCGGTAAAAGTGTTTGAAAAAGCAGTTGCCGCAAACAAGCAAAGCGTGGTACCGCTCTATAACCTTGCCTGGTTCAAACGACATAAGTTGAACAACATCGATACCGCGATCACAATTCACAAAAAGATCATTACTCGCAATCCCTATTACTTGCCGTCCTATCAAGAATTGACGAGCATTTATCAGTCTAGAGATAATGATGAAGCTGCCATAGACCTGGTAAAAAACTTCATTTCCAACGCCGGTGAGAATCCAGAGAACCTTCTATTGCTGGGAAATGTCTATTTCCAACAGGGAAACAAAGAGAAAGCCCTAGAGCAATACAGGCGATGCCTGCAACTGGATCCCACACATACCTATGCCGCTGCAAGTCTCGCGTTGTCACTCATTGATGAAGGTAATTTTGAAGAAGCATTACCCTTTGCAAAACAAGCGATAGAAGATAATCCTATCAAATATGGCCCAGAGACGTTTAGTAGTTCGCTTTCGCGAAAGGCGCGTAGTTACAAGCGCGATGACAAAAATAACTTAGCTCTATCTGCTTACCGTCTAGCCTACGAGTTGGATGGCACAAACACCAAACCTGCTTTTGATTTTGCACAACAGCTGTATTTTGAAAATGACCTAAAAGAGGCTGCCAGCGTGATTGAAAAAGCTAATGATGATACTAAGTCGTGGAAAGAAAAATGGCTGATCCTTAAGCTCAAGATAGCTGTTCTTGAAAAAGATGCAGCCGTGGCAGAAAAACTATTAAAGGAATATAAAACCTTGAGTAGTCGTGTGGATCCAGTACTGAAGCTACTGGTACTACAATTGAAGAATCGTAATAAAGCCAAGGAGTTTAAAAATAATATCAACGCAGCGTACTTGAGCACCTCACGTTTGATGAGGTCATATAACGAGGCTACTATCAAAATTATAAGTGATTTGTAA
- a CDS encoding DUF6531 domain-containing protein, producing the protein MKFIASILIFLLSIHLTVAQNVNLKNGNYFMSFADVDFQKYSGIKEDFLVRTYNSKSTVKGWFGYGWGSRLETKLYYYPDYSVMIQEHGAGGKSIFTTALQDDILSEELIEDIIDIEIEQGLLDDIPTTISSRRKKLTDFREVRLVIYDRYVQKGYFEPFLEVPEGVTWQTFARGSDKQLVFKNGQFIRSSRNGEKEYFNLEGDLVKIIDTDGNSLTIQYQDGKPKKISSPDEFYLDITTNEDGFITAIETSDQQKAELKYNNDNLVYSKDANGNLHAYEYDVNHNLTKIIYNPVRLKGQKIDARIIEYTPKTMYASKITDRDGDVTEYSYKNFFTEDGEKDDDHYATTVITSGWNGEKVENYYEYLIGKKPNGERYTEKIITRIRGVETVSTYDENCNAPTRIERNGRWTTMQFDKNCNMIEKVRSNGDHIKLEYHPTLKKLIRVEQNNTVNKFEYDKKGKVILAQKNDEEPIELKYADNGKITHLISGDTIIDFDYNELGKPVRIAQKGLGEMRVTYDDNGEILKVESDGGSSITLKITQSFQKLLALTKVPNVDFNM; encoded by the coding sequence ATGAAATTCATAGCCTCGATTTTAATCTTTTTGTTATCCATTCATTTAACGGTGGCCCAAAATGTCAACCTAAAGAATGGAAATTATTTCATGAGTTTTGCAGATGTTGATTTTCAGAAATATAGCGGCATCAAAGAAGACTTTTTGGTTCGAACCTACAATTCAAAATCGACGGTAAAAGGCTGGTTTGGGTATGGTTGGGGATCAAGACTAGAGACTAAGCTTTATTACTATCCCGATTACTCTGTCATGATACAGGAGCATGGCGCTGGCGGTAAAAGTATTTTTACCACAGCACTTCAGGACGATATTCTGTCAGAAGAGTTGATAGAAGATATTATTGATATTGAAATTGAGCAAGGCCTGTTAGACGATATACCAACAACCATAAGCTCAAGACGCAAAAAACTAACCGATTTCAGAGAAGTAAGGTTAGTTATTTATGACAGGTATGTTCAAAAAGGTTATTTCGAACCATTCTTAGAGGTTCCCGAAGGTGTTACCTGGCAAACCTTTGCTAGAGGAAGCGATAAACAACTGGTATTCAAAAATGGGCAATTCATTAGATCCTCGCGCAATGGTGAAAAAGAATACTTCAACCTTGAAGGCGATCTGGTCAAAATAATAGACACCGATGGTAATAGCCTGACAATCCAATATCAAGATGGTAAGCCCAAAAAAATATCCAGCCCTGATGAGTTTTATCTAGATATCACTACAAATGAGGATGGTTTTATTACAGCTATAGAAACATCTGACCAACAAAAAGCCGAATTGAAATACAACAACGACAACCTGGTCTATTCAAAGGATGCGAATGGTAATCTACATGCTTATGAGTATGATGTGAATCATAACCTTACTAAAATCATTTATAACCCAGTGAGGCTCAAAGGCCAGAAAATAGATGCCCGTATTATAGAATATACTCCCAAAACAATGTATGCCTCTAAAATAACTGACCGAGATGGTGATGTAACGGAATATAGCTACAAGAATTTCTTTACAGAAGATGGTGAAAAAGATGATGACCATTATGCCACTACCGTCATAACATCTGGATGGAACGGAGAGAAAGTAGAAAACTACTATGAATATCTAATAGGTAAAAAACCTAATGGAGAAAGATATACTGAAAAAATAATTACTCGCATAAGAGGCGTGGAAACAGTTTCTACTTATGACGAGAATTGCAATGCTCCCACTAGAATCGAACGTAATGGTCGATGGACCACGATGCAATTTGATAAAAACTGCAACATGATTGAAAAGGTTCGTTCAAATGGCGATCACATAAAACTAGAGTATCATCCTACACTCAAAAAGCTAATACGCGTAGAACAAAACAATACCGTAAATAAGTTTGAATACGATAAAAAAGGCAAGGTCATTTTAGCTCAAAAAAATGATGAAGAACCTATAGAACTCAAATATGCAGATAACGGTAAGATCACCCATCTAATTTCTGGAGATACTATCATTGATTTTGATTACAATGAACTGGGAAAACCCGTAAGAATTGCTCAAAAAGGGTTGGGTGAAATGAGAGTGACATATGATGATAATGGTGAGATATTAAAGGTTGAGAGCGATGGTGGCTCCAGTATCACCTTAAAAATCACACAAAGCTTCCAAAAGTTACTAGCTCTGACTAAAGTTCCTAATGTTGATTTCAATATGTAA